In the bacterium genome, AGTTTTATGATATATCATGATAACTTTCAAAAGGGAAATACCAAAAACAATATTTTTTATTCATTTTGATTCGGGCAAGGATCTTTCGTTGATAACTTATTTAGCAATCAAGAGTGCAATAGAGGCAAATCAAGACTGTGAGGTAATACTCTATACTGACAACAAAAGTTTGCCAGGAGACTGGGGAAGAGCTATAACAAAAATTCACAACCTGAAAGTTATGGATATCCCAAGTTTTGACAAAATTAGAAATGTAGAGTATGCAAAGCTGAGTTTTGCTCACAAGGCAGATATACTTAGATTGCAAATACTGTATGCTACAGGTGGTATTTACCTTGATACAGATGTTATTTCAAATAGACCATTTTTTGGGCTTATCGATGATTTGTTAGGAAGTCAAGCTAGTTCAATAATGAATAGTACGGTAATACTTGGAAAAGAAGAAGTTTATGGTAAGTTTGTAGGTTATGCAAATGCAGTTATGATTGCTTCTGCAGAGTCTACATTCTTGAATCGCTGGCTTGATGGGTTTGATAAAGACAAATCTCTTTGGAAAGGCTTAAGGTCAGAAGGGTATGACAAGTTTTATACGGAATTGTCAGTAAAGTACTCAAAGTTTCTAGGCTTTTTGTATCCAGAAGAAATAATTGAGGTTAGCAGAGGGTATTTTTACTACCCAAATTATACACCTGAAGAATTAAATCATTTTTTCCTAGAAGACTATGATGGAAGTTTTGACCGATGCTATGCCTTTCATTTATGGGGCAATGCATCTAGTTATGATTATCTGAAAGATTTAACTAAAGAATCTATCAAAAGTAGCAATTCAAACTTTGCAAGTATCGTAAAAAGATACTTGGACTAATAATTATATGAAAATTGGCATAATATCTTCACCCCGAGTATGCGTCCCACCAATCGGATACGGAGGTGCAGAAAGAGTAGTGTATTTTCTTATAAAAGGACTCCAAGAGCTGGGGCATGAAGTTACATTGTTTGGACCGAGAGACTCAAAAGTTGATTGTGAAGTAATTTCTGTCGCCGATACTATAAGTTATGCAATGACCAATGAAGAGGAATCGAGATATAATCTGCAAACTAGCCAAGTTTTGCAGGAAATATCAAGTAAAGTTCAGGAAAATATAGGCAGGCTAGATATTATAAATTCACATGAAGAACAATTTGACCTGTTGCCTTTTAAAGATTTTCCACATTTGCAAACATTACACAACCCTTTCTCGAATGGATTCAATACCGACAAATACTACCAAGCAAAAGATGAAATCTTTTACAACTCAATTTCGCACAATCAACGCAGGGCGTTTCCAATACTAAACTATGTAGCAACAATTTACAATGGATTAGATCCAGATGAGTTCCCAATAAATACTGACCCCAAGGATTACTTCGCATTCATAGGTAGGTTTAGTCCAGTGAAATCTCCAAACTTGGCAATTTGGTGGGCGATAAAAAATAATGTGCCAATAAAATTGGCAGGTAACTATAATTTTCAAGATAATGACTACTTCCATAATGAAGTTGAAGAACTACTTACAAGAAATAATGTTGAATTTATCGGAGAAACTGATATGAAGATGAAGATAGATTTGCTTTCAAATGCTTTGGCAAACTTGCATTTCATCAAATTTCGGGAACCTTTTGGTTTGACCGTTCTTGAAGCTGGCTATATGGGTACTCCAACTTTAGCAATAAAAAGAGGTTCTATGGCAGAGTTGATTGAAGATGGGAGAACAGGCGTATTGGTTGAAGATTTTGATGAAGCAATATTCAAACTGCAAGAAATCAAAGCAATTGACAGAGGTGTGGTAGCAACATCCTTTAGAAGAAAATTTAACTACAAGATAATGGCATCGCAATATGAACTTGTATACAAAAATGTGATTGATGCATTTAGTCAAGTCAACAAGAAGAGCTTGGAAGTACGAGATAGGCAAGCTTTTGCAAAAAGTTCTTCATCTTCTGTAGATAAACTATATCAAGAACTAATTAGGCAAATTGAATCAAGTGCATAATTTAAAGAAAATAAAAACCATAGCCCAGATCACACCTGAAGTTTATCCATTTTCTAGAACAGGTGGATTGGCGTTTTCTAGTGCAGACATTTCAAATAACTTAGCAAAACTAGGTTATAATGTGAGTGTTTTCGCTCCATTTTGGGGAAGCACTGTCAAAAGGCTAGATTTAGATGAAAGAGAAGTGATCTTGAAAGATATTCAGCTTGAGCTTGATAATGAGACAAAGATTAAGTTTTCTTGCATCAAGCATAAAGTTGAAATTGACGAAGATAATTCTATAGAATATTATTTCATAGCACACTATGAGTTTTTTGGAAAGTATTCCCAAAACCTGTTTTATCATCCTGA is a window encoding:
- a CDS encoding glycosyltransferase family 4 protein, whose translation is MKIGIISSPRVCVPPIGYGGAERVVYFLIKGLQELGHEVTLFGPRDSKVDCEVISVADTISYAMTNEEESRYNLQTSQVLQEISSKVQENIGRLDIINSHEEQFDLLPFKDFPHLQTLHNPFSNGFNTDKYYQAKDEIFYNSISHNQRRAFPILNYVATIYNGLDPDEFPINTDPKDYFAFIGRFSPVKSPNLAIWWAIKNNVPIKLAGNYNFQDNDYFHNEVEELLTRNNVEFIGETDMKMKIDLLSNALANLHFIKFREPFGLTVLEAGYMGTPTLAIKRGSMAELIEDGRTGVLVEDFDEAIFKLQEIKAIDRGVVATSFRRKFNYKIMASQYELVYKNVIDAFSQVNKKSLEVRDRQAFAKSSSSSVDKLYQELIRQIESSA